The following are from one region of the Mustela lutreola isolate mMusLut2 chromosome 9, mMusLut2.pri, whole genome shotgun sequence genome:
- the IL36RN gene encoding interleukin-36 receptor antagonist protein, which yields MVLSGALCFRMKDAALKVLYLHDNQLLAGGLHAGKVIKGEEISVVPNRSLDAKLSPVILGVQGGSQCLSCGTGQEPTLKLEPVNIMELYLGANESKSFTFYRRDTGLTSRFESAAYPGWFLCTLPEADQPLTLTQLSEDASWGNPITDFYFQQCD from the exons ATGGTTCTGAGTGGGGCGTTGTGCTTCCG GATGAAGGATGCGGCCTTGAAGGTGCTTTATCTGCATGACAACCAGCTTCTAGCTGGAGGGCTGCATGCAGGGAAGGTCATCAAAG GCGAGGAGATCAGTGTTGTTCCCAACCGGTCTCTGGATGCCAAGCTGTCTCCAGTCATCCTGGGAGTCCAGGGAGGGAGCCAGTGCCTGTCGTGTGGGACAGGGCAGGAACCAACTCTGAAACTAGAG CCAGTAAACATCATGGAACTCTACCTTGGTGCCAACGAATCCAAGAGCTTCACCTTCTACCGGCGGGACACAGGACTCACCTCCAGGTTCGAGTCAGCTGCCTACCCGGGCTGGTTCCTCTGCACGTTGCCTGAAGCAGACCAGCCTCTCACACTCACCCAGCTTTCAGAGGATGCCAGCTGGGGAAACCCCATCACAGACTTCTACTTCCAACAGTGTGATTAG
- the IL1F10 gene encoding interleukin-1 family member 10: MCSLPMARYYIIKDADQKALYLRGDQLLVGDPSADNCCAEKICILPNRGLDRTKVPIFLGIQGGRRCLACVETGEGPTLQLEDVNIEDLYKGGEEATRFTFFQRSLGSAFRLEAAAWPGWFLCGPAEPQQPVQLVKESEPLARTEFYFEQSR, translated from the exons ATGTGCTCCCTCCCCATGGCAAGATACTACAT AATTAAGGATGCGGATCAGAAGGCTTTATACTTAAGAGGCGACCAGCTCCTGGTGGGAGATCCCAGTGCGGACAATTGCTGTGCAG aGAAGATCTGCATACTTCCCAACAGAGGCCTGGACCGCACCAAAGTCCCCATCTTCCTGGGGATCCAGGGAGGCCGTCGCTGCCTAGCCTGTGTGGAGACAGGAGAGGGGCCTACCCTGCAGCTGGAG GATGTGAACATCGAGGACCTGTACAAGGGTGGTGAAGAGGCCACACGCTTCACCTTCTTCCAGAGAAGCTTGGGTTCAGCCTTCAGGCTTGAGGCCGCTGCCTGGCCTGGCTGGTTTCTCTGTGGCCCAGCTGAGCCCCAGCAGCCAGTACAACTTGTCAAGGAGAGTGAGCCATTGGCCCGCACTGAGTTCTACTTTGAACAGAGTCGGTAG